GACCGCCGGTGGTGCTGAGCCGGGCCCGGTCGAGCCGTGGCAGACGGCCGGGGACACGGCCGTAGGAGGCGCTGCGGATCCGGGGATGCCGGTGCTGCACGCGCTCGCCGCGGGTGCCGTGGTGGCGGACACGGTCAGCGGGCCGGAGCTGACGCTCACCCTGAGCTGGCCCGCCGCGCTCCTGGACGAGACCGACGTGGAGGAGGTGGGCCGGGCCTGGCTCGGCCTGCTGTCGGGCCTCGCCGCGCACACCGCCGGTCCCCAGGCCGGCGGTCACACCCCCTCCGACTTCGCACTCCTCGATCTCGACCAGGACGAAGTCGACGACCTCGAAGCCATAGCTGCCGAACTCCACGAAGGACGGTTCCTGTGAAGCCCCCGAAACCCCTCCCGACGCCCGCCAAGGGATCCGCGCTCGCGGAAGTGTGGCCGCTCTCGCCCCTCCAGCAAGGGATGCTCTTCCACTCCTCGTACGACGACGAGGGACCGGATGTCTACGGCCTCCAGTGCGTCCTCGGCGTAGACGGCCCCCTGGACACCGAGCTCTTCCGCGCGTGCTGGGAGGCGCTGATCGAGCGCCATGCCGTCCTGCGCGCCAGTTTCCAACGGCGCAGGTCCGGCGAAGCGGTGCAGCTGATCTCACGGAGTGTGGTGCTTCCTTGGAGCGACGTCGACCTGTCGGACCTCGGCGAGGACGAGGCCCTGACCCGGTTCGAGCGGCTGGCCCGCGAGGAGCGGGACGACAGGATGAACCCCGCCTCGCCGCCCCTGCTCCGGCTGCTGCTGGCCCGGCTCGGGGAAGCCCGCCACCGCCTTGTCGTGACGACCCATCACATCCTGCTTGACGGCTGGTCGATGCCGGTGCTCCTCGACGAACTGGAGGTGGTCTACACGGCGGGTGGAGACATCCGCGTGCTGCCCCCGGTCACCTCGTACCGCGACTACCTGTCGTGGCTCGGCCGGCAGGACCGCGAGACGGCGCGTGCCGCGTGGCGGGAGGAACTGGCCGGGGCGGAGGAACCGACCCTCGTCGCACCCCAGGCGGCAGGCGGGGCCGAGGTCTCAGTGCTGCCGCGGGACCTCGTCCTCGATCTCCCCGAGGCGACCACTACGCGACTGAGGGAGATGGCCCGCGGCCAAAACCTCACGCTGAACTCGGTCGTGCAGGGCGCGTGGGCAATGGTCCTGTCCCGATTGACCGGACGGAACGACGTGGTGTTCGGCGCGACGGTCTCGGGGCGGTCGGCGGATCTGCCCGGCGCCGAGTCCATGGTCGGCCTGATGATCAACACGCTGCCGGTACGGGTGCCGCTGACCGGCGGACAGCCGGTGCTGGACATGCTCGCGGACCTGCAGGCGCGGCAGTCGTCACTGATGCCGCACCAGCATCTGAGCCTGAGCGAGATACAGGGGCTGGCCGGGCCGGGAGCTACGTTCGACACCCTCGTGGTCTACGAGAACTACCCGATCCCGCCCGAGGGGGCGTCCGCGCCCGGCACCATCTCCTTCACCCGCATGGATGCGCACGAGGCTACCAACTTCCCGCTGACCGTCGGCATCGTCCCCGACGTCGGCCTCCGGATCGTGATGACACATCGGCCGGACCTCTTCGACGAGGAGGCGGCGGGCCGCGTCGCCGGATGGCTGACACGAGTGCTGGAACAGGTCGCGGACGAGCCGACGCTCCGGGTGGGCGACATCGACCTCCTCGACGAGCCCGAGCGATCCGTGGTCGTGGAGGAGTGGAACGCCACAGCGCGGGACCAGGTTCCCGACACGGTGTTGGAACGGTTCCGCGGTTGGGTCGTGAGCACGCCGGACACGGCGGCGTTGTGGTTCAGCGACCGACCGCTGTCCTACGGAGAGTTGGATGTGCGGTCGGGTGCGCTGGCCCGGGGGCTGGTCTCCCGTGGTGTGGGGCGTGAGTCGCGGGTGGGTTTGTGTCTGCCGCGTGGGGTCGAGATGGTCGTGGCGATGTTGGCGGTGTGGAAGGCGGGTGGTGCGTACGTTCCGTTGGATCCGGAGTATCCGTCCGACCGGTTGTTGTTCATGGTGGCCGACAGTGGTGCCGAACTGGTGCTGGTGACGGAGGAGACTGCGGACCGGTTGTCGGCGGACGTCGAGACGGCTCTGGTGGGCGGGTTGGGGACCGGTTCGGGTGAGCTGCCGGACGTCACGTTCGATCAACTGGCGTACGTCATCTACACGTCAGGGTCGACGGGTCGTCCGAAGGGTGTGGCGGTGGAGCACGCTGCTGTGGCCAACCTCGCCTCGGCGATGGGTCCCGTCCTCGGTGTGGGACCTGGGCTCACGGCGTTGCAGTTCGCGTCGTTCAGCTTCGACGCGGCGGTGCTGGACGTGGCCGTGACCCTCGCCGCCGGGGGCACCTTGGCGATCGCCACGTCCGAAGAGAGGCAGGACGGCTCTGCCCTCGCCGCGATGATCGACTTCAACGGTGTCGACAGCGCGAGTGTGGTGCCGTCGTTACTGGGGGCCCTGGAGCCGACGTCGGTTTCGGGGGTGCGGAACTGGGTGCTGGGCGCGGACAGGCTGGAGGCCGGTCTGGCGGCGAGGTGGCGTGAGGGTGCTCGCGTGTGGAACACCTACGGCCCGACGGAGGCCACCGTCATCAGTACCGCGGTCCTGTTGGAGGAGGGCATCACGGGTGAGGACGTGCCGCCGGCGATCGGACGTCCGCTGCCGAATGTTCGTACCTATGTGCTGGATGGGTTCCTGCGGCCTGTTCCGGTGGGTGTGACCGGGGAGTTGTACATCGCGGGGGTGGGTCTGGCCCGTGGTTATATCGGCCGCTCCGATCTGACGGCTGAGCGGTTCGTGGCTTGTCCTTTCGGTGACGGTACGGGGCGGATGTATCGCACCGGTGACGTGGCGCGCTGGACGTCGGACGGGCAGTTGGAGTTCGTGGGGCGTGCCGACGCGCAGGTGAAGATCCGCGGGTTCCGGGTCGAACTCGGCGAGGTCGAGGCGGTGTTGGCCGCCCATGCGCGGGTTGAGCGGGCCGTGGTGCTGGCGCGCGACGGACGACTGATCGGATACGCCGTCGGGGACGCGGACGCCGAGACGCTGCGGGCCTTCGCCGCCACCCGCCTCCCTGAGTACATGGTCCCGTCGGCGGTCGTCGTACTCGACGCGTTCCCGCTCACCGTCAACGGCAAGGTCGACCGCTCCGCCCTGCCGACGCCGGAGGCTGCGGTGAGTGCCGGTCGAGCTCCGGAGACGCCTGCTGAGCAGGTGTTCTGCACCCTGTTCGCCGAGGTGTTGGGATTGGAGGCGGTCGGGGTCGGGGACGGGTTCTTCGAGCTGGGCGGCGATTCGATCATGTCGATGCAGCTCGCTTCCCGGGCCCGTGCCGCGGGGTGGGCCGTTACGCCGCGGCAGGTGTTCGAGGAGAAGACACCGGAACGGTTGGCACAGGTGGCGGTCGCGGTGTCCGGTGGAGGGGCTGGGCAGAGGGCGGAGACGGGCGTAGGTGAGGTGCCGTGGACCCCGGCGATGCGGTCGATGGGCGCGCACGCGCTGCGGGGCGAGTTCGCGCAGTGGACGGTGATCGGTGCCCCGGCCGGGCTGGGTGTGGATGTGCTGGTGTCAGGCGTGGAGGCGCTGCTCTGGACGCACGGGATGCTGCGGGCCCGGACCGGGAGCGACCTTCGGACGCTGAGGGTTCCGGAGGCAGGCGAGATCGACGCCTCCGGTCTGGTGCTCCGGGTGGCTGCCATAGGGGCCGCTGAGGGTGAGGTGGACCGGGTGGCGGTGGACGCCGCTCGGCCCGCGGTGGCGCGGCTGGATCCGGCAGCCGGGGTGATGGTGCAGGTGGTGTGGGTGGACGCCGGGCCGGACAGGATGGGCCGGATTGTGCTGGCGGCTCATCACCTGGCGGTCGACGGGGTGTCGTGGCGCGTTCTGGCGCAGGACCTGGGAACCGCGTGCGAGGCGGCGGCCGTCGGCCGGCGACCGGTCCTCGAACCGGCGCCGACGTCCTTCCGCTCCTGGGCCCGGCAGTTGGAGCAGTCGGCAAAGGACCCGCGGCGGGTCGAGGAGCTGGCGAAGTGGGTTGAGCTGGTGGGCGCCGCCGGTGAGCCGCTGATCGGCCGCCGCGCGCTGGATCCGACCGTCGACACGGTCGAGTCCTTGCGGCGTTGTTCCTGGTCGGTTCCGGTGGATGAGTGCACGGGGCTCGTCGGTACGGTGCCGGGGGTGTTCCACTGCGGTCTGCACGAGGTGTTGCTGGCGACGCTGGCCGGTGCGGTGGCCGCGTGGCGGCCGGGCTTCGCGGCCGGGCCGGGTGGGTTCCTCGTGGAGGTCGAGGGGCATGGCCGGGAGCCGTTGTCGGAGGGCATGGATCTGTCGCGGACGGTGGGCTGGTTCACCGCCGCCTATCCGGTCCGCCTGGATGCCTCCGGAGTGGACCTGACGGAGGCTGCGGAAGGTGGCGCGGCGGCTGGTGTGCTGGTCAAGCGGGTGAAAGAGCAGGTGCGGGCGGTGCCCGGGGACGGGCTGGGCCATGGCCTGTTGCGTCACCTGAATCCGGAGACGGCGCCGGTGTTGGCGGGTCTGCCGGTGCCGCAGGTCGGGTTCAACTATCTGGGCCGGTTCGCGACCGCCGGTGGTGCCGGAACGAGTTCGGTCGAGCCGTGGCAGTCGGCCGGAGACACGGCCGTCGGTGGCGCCGCCGATCCGGGGATGCCGGTGCTGCATGCGCTCGACGTGGGTGCCGTGGTGGCGGACACCGCGAGTGGCCCGGAGCTGACGCTCACCCTGAGCTGGCCCGCGGCGCTCCTGGACGAGACCGACGTACAAGAGCTGGGGCAGGCCTGGCTCGGGCTGCTGAAGAGCCTCGCCGCGCACGCCGCCGACCCGTCCGCCGGCGGCCACACGCCCTCCGACTTCGCCCTCCTCGATCTCGACCAGGACGAAGTTGACGACCTGCAGGCCGAGTTCGCCGACGACAGCCTCTGATCCCCGGCCACTGACCTTCGGCCTCCGCCCCCCAGGACCCTTAACCACCGCTCATTGCCGACCAACCCCCACAGCGCTGTCCGTGTTGCCATGCCCCACACCTCCGTCCGCGTTACCAACCCCCACAGCTCCGTCCGCTCCGCCCGCCCCCCACTGCTCTGTCCCCGCTGCCGAACCGACGTTGCGAACCGCTGTGAGGAGACGTACGCGATGACCCGGACCCGGACCGCCATCGAAGACATATGGCCGCTGTCGCCGCTGCAGGAGGGGCTGCTGTTCCACGCGTCCCTCGGGGACGGGGCCTCCGACGTGTACGCGGGCCAACGGGCCCTGGCCCTCGACGGTCCGCTCGACGTCGACCGTCTCCGCCGCTCCTGGGCGGGCCTGATCGCCCGCCACGGCACCTTGCGGGCCAGCTTTCGCCGGCGCAAGTCGGGCGAGGCGGTGCAGGTCATCGCGCGGGAGGTGGAGCTGCCATGGCGTGAGGCCGATCTGAGCTGCCTGGCCGAGGCCGACGCGGAGGCCGAGGCGGACCGGTTGGCGGGGGCCGAACTGGCGGACGGCTTCGATGTCGCACGGGGTCCGCTGCTGCGGTTGCTGCTGCTCCGCCTGGGCGACCGGCGTCATCGACTGGTGCTGACGACCCACCACATCGTGCTCGACGGCTGGTCGTTGCCCATCCTGGTAAGCGAACTCGAGGCGGTGTACCGGGCGGACGGGGATGCTGGGGCGCTGCCGCCGATCAGGTCGTACCGCGACTACCTGGCCTGGCTCGGCCGGCAGGACCGGGAAGCCGCACGGATCGCGTGGCGGGAGGAGTTGGCGGGGGCGGAGGAGCCGACGTTGGTTGCTCCGGCGAACCCGGCCCGGCTGCCCCTGCGGCCCGAGACGGTCCTCGGCGAATGCGATGCGGAGTTGACGCGGGTGCTGAACGACGTGGCCCGTCAGGGTGACGTCACCGTGGCGACGGTGATGCAGGGTGCGTGGGCTCTGGTGCTGGCTCGTCTGTCGGGGCGCCGGGACGTGGTGTTCGGGACGACGGTGGCCGGGCGGCCGGCGGACCTGCCGGGTGCGGAGTCGTTGATCGGCTTGTTCATCAACACCCTGCCGGTACGCGCCGAATTGGCCGGTGACCTGTCGGTGGCCGACCTGCTGTCCGAACTCCAGACCCGCCACATCAACCTGATGGGCCATCAGTACCTTGGTCTAGCCGAAATCAAGCAGATCGCCGGACCAGGCGCCGAGTTCGACACGCTCGTCGTCTACGAGAACTACCCGCACTCCGCCGCTCCGGCACCGCACGACCCGGACACACTCGTCATCGGGCCGGGCGGCGCCCCACAGGATGCCAGCCACCATCCACTGGCGTTGATCGTCATCCCTGGCGAGCGGATGGAACTGCACCTCGACTACCGCCCCGACCTGTTCGACAGGGCCCGTGCCGAGAGCGTGCTGGCTTCGCTGATTCGGGTGTTGCAGCAGATGGCGGCCGATCCACAACTGCGGCTCAGCGATATCGAATTGCTGGACGAGATCGAACGGTCCGCCGTGGTCGAGGACTGGAACGCCACCGCACAGGAGGTGGACGCTTCGACGGTGCTGCAGCGGTTCCGCGCGTGGGCGGCGCGGACGCCGGATGCGACCGCCTTGGTGTCCCGGCGAAACACCCTGCCCTACGGAGAGTTGGATGTGCGGTCGGATGCGTTGGCGCGGGGGTTGGTCTCCCGTGGTGTGGGGCGTGAGTCGCGGGTGGGTTTGTGTCTGCCGCGTGGGGTCGAGATGGTCGTGGCGATGTTGGCGGTGTGGAAGGCGGGTGGTGCGTACGTTCCGTTGGATCCGGAGTATCCGTCCGACCGGTTGTTGTTCATGGTGGCCGACAGTGGTGCCGAACTGGTGCTGGTGACGGAGGAGACTGCGGGCCGGTTGTCGGCGGACGTGGAGACGGCTCTGGTGGGGGAGTTGGCGACCGGTTTGGGTGAGCTGCCGGACGTCACCTCCGATCAACTGGCGTACGTCATCTACACGTCAGGGTCCACCGGTCGTCCGAAGGGCGTGGCGGTGGAGCACGCTGCCGTGGCCAACCTCGCCTCGGCGATGGGTCCCGTCCTCGGTGTGGGACCTGGGCTCACGGCGTTGCAGTTCGCGTCGTTCAGCTTCGACGCGGCGGTGCTGGACGTGGCCGTGACCCTCGCCGCCGGGGGCACACTGGCGATCGCCACGACGGAGGAGCGGCAAGATCCCTCCGCTCTCACCGCGATGGTCGAGGCGGCCGGTGTGGCCGTGGCGAGTGTCGTGCCGTCGTTGCTCGGCGCTCTGGAGCCCAAGTCGGTCGTGGGAGTCAGCAACTGGGTCCTGGGTGCGGAGCGGCTGGAAGCTGGTCTCGCCGCCAGGTGGCGTGAGGGCGCTCGCGTGTGGAACACCTATGGACCCACCGAGGCCACCGTCATCAGCACTGCCGTCCTTTTGGAGGAGGGCATCACGGGTGAGGACGTGCCGCCGGCGATCGGACGTCCGCTGCCGAATGTTCGTACCTATGTGCTGGATGGGTTCCTGCGGCCTGTTCCGGTGGGTGTGGCCGGGGAGTTGTACATCGCGGGGGTGGGTCTGGCCCGTGGTTATATCGGCCGCTCCGATCTGACGGCTGAGCGGTTCGTGGCCTGTCCTTTCGGTGACGGGCCGGGGCGGATGTATCGCACCGGTGACGTGGCGCGCTGGGCGTCGGACGGGCAGTTGGAGTTCGTGGGGCGTGTCGACGCGCAGGTGAAGATCCGCGGGTTCCGGGTCGAACTCGGCGAGGTCGAGGCGGTGTTGGCCGCCCATGCGCGGGTTGAGCGGGCCGTGGTGCTGGCGCGCGACGGACGACTGATCGGATACGCCGTCGGGGACGCGGACGCCGAGACGCTGCGGGCCTTCGCCGCCACCCGCCTCCCTGAGTACATGGTCCCGTCGGTGATCGTCGTACTCGACGCGTTCCGGCTCACCGTCAACGGCAAGATCGACCGCTCCGCCCTGCCCGCTCCCGACCTCGGAGCGGGCGGATCCCGGGGGCCCGAGACGCCTGTGGAGGAGGCGTTGTGCGCCCTGTTCGCGGAACTGCTCGGGGTGGAGCAGGTCGGGGCGGAGGAGAGTTTCTTCGCGCTGGGCGGCGACTCGCTGCTGGTGATGCGGTTGATCGCGCGGATGCGGGCGGAGCTGGATGTGTCGGTGGGGGTCCGCGAGGTGTTCGCGGATCCTACGGTGGCCGGGGTGGCACGCCTGGTCGACAGGGCCGGGGCGGCCCCCGGTGTGCCGCTGCGCCGCCGGGAACGTCCGGAACGGGTGCCGCTGTCGTTCGCGCAGCAGCGGATGTGGTTCCTCAACCTGATCGAAGGCGCCGACGGCGACAGCGAGGGGGCCGCGGCCTACAACCAGCCGTTCGCCCTGCGGCTGCTGGGCCGGCCGGACGTGGCGGCGCTGGAGGCGGCGCTCGGCGACGTGGCGGAGCGGCACGAGAGCCTCCGTACGGTCTTCCCCGACGTGGAGGGCGTGCCGTACCAGGAGATCCGCGACGGGGCCGAGGGCCGCCCTCGACTTCGGGTGATCGAAGCCGGCGCGCGCTGGCGGGAGGCGATGGCCGAGGAGACCGGTCGCGGATTCGACCTGGGAGCCGAACTGCCTTGGCGCACCTGCCTGTTGAAGGTCGCTGAGGAGGAGTGGGTCCTGCTGCTGGTCTCCCATCACATCGCCTCCGACGGCTGGTCGATGGGCGTCCTGGCACGGGACCTGAGGACGGCGTACCGGTCCCGGCACGGCGGTCGCCCGCCGGAGTGGGAACCCCTCCCCGTCCAGTACGCGGACTACGCGCTGTGGCAGCGGGAGGTGCTGGGCGAACTGGACGACCCGGACAGCGCCGGAGCCGGTCAGATCGCGCACTGGAAGCAGGCGCTGGGCGGAGCGCCGCAGGAGACGGCGCTGCCCTTCGACCGCCCGCGCCCGGCGACGCCCTCGTTCCGCAGTGGTTCGGTACCGGTCGGGGTGGACGCGGCCACGCATGCCCGGTTGGCGGAGGTGGCCGCCCGCAGCGGGGCGACCATGTTCATGGTGGTGCATGCCGCGTTGGTGGTGCTGCTGGCGCGGATGGGCGCCGGGGAGGACGTCTGCGTCGGCACACCGGTGGCCGGCCGTTCGGACGCTCAACTGGAGGAGCTGGCAGGCTTCTTCGTCAACACCCTGGTTCTGCGCACGGACGTGTCCGGGAATCCGTCGTTCACCGAGATACTACGGCGGGTCCGTGAGTCGGACCTGTCGGCGTACGCGCACCAGGACGTGCCGTTCGAGCGGCTGGTCGATGAGCTGAACCCTGCGCGCTCCGCGGCCCGCAACCCGCTGTTCCAGGTGATGCTGGCCCTGCAGAATCTGCCTGAGGCGCAGTGGGACCTCGACGGCCTGACCGTCGAGGCGGTTCCTCCGGCACAGGCTCCCGCGGCCCGCTTCGATCTCTCTTTGTCGCTGAACGAGCGCCGCTCCGAAAGCGGTACCCCGGCTGGTCTCGGCGGCGGGATCCTCTACTCCGCCGACCTGTTCGACGAGCCGACCGTACGCCGTTTCGCTGAGCGACTGGCGCGGGTGCTGGAGCAGGCCTCGGCCGACCCCCACGTCCGACTGGGCGCCCTTGAGGTGCTGGACGAGGCCGAGCGGTCCGCCGTGGTCGAGGAGTGGAACGCCACGGCGCGGGAGGTGGACGCGTCGATGGTGGTGGAGCGGTTCCGTGGGTGGGCGGTGCGGACGCCGGACACGGCGGCGTTGTGGTTCAGCGACCGACCGCTGTCCTACGGCGAGTTGGATGTGCGGTCGGATGCGCTGGCGCGGGGATTGATCGCCCGGGGTGTGGGGCGTGAGTCGCGGGTGGGTTTGTGTCTGCCGCGTGGGACCGAGATGGTCGTGGCGATGCTGGCGGTGTGGAAGGCGGGTGGTGCGTACGTCCCGCTGGATCCGGAGTATCCGTCCGACCGGTTGTTGTTCATGGTGGCCGACAGTGGTGCCGAACTGGTGCTGGTGACGGAGGAGACCGCGGGCCGGTTGTCGGCGGACGTGGAGACGGCTCTGGTCGGCGAGCTGGGGGTTGACTCGGGGGTGCTGCCGGAGGTGGTCGGCGGCCAGTTGGCGTACGTCATCTACACATCGGGGTCGACGGGTCGTCCGAAGGGTGTGGCGGTGGAGCACGCTGCCGTGGCCAACCTCGCCTCGGCGATGGGCCCCGTCCTCGGTGTGGGACCTGGGCTCACGGCGTTGCAGTTCGCGTCGTTCAGCTTCGACGCGGCGGTGCTGGACGTGGCCGTGACCCTCGCCGCCGGGGGCACACTGGCGATCGCCTCGCCCGACGAGCGGATGGACGGTGCGGCGCTGGCGCGCATGGTCGAGGCGGCCGGGGTCGAGGTGGCGAGCGTGGTGCCCTCCCTGCTGCGTGCCCTGGAGCCGACATCGGTCGCGGGCGTGGGGAACTGGGTGCTCGGTGCGGAACGGCTCGATGCCGGTCTCGCGGCCCGGTGGCGTGCGGGCGCCCGTCTGTGGAACACCTATGGACCCACCGAGGCCACCGTCATCACCACCGCCGTACTGCTGGAGGAGGGCATCACCGGCGAGGACGCGCCCCCGGCCGTCGGCCGGCCGCTGCCCAACGTCCGCACCTATGTGCTGGACGCCTATCTGCGGCCCGTGCCCGCGGGCGTCACCGGGGAGCTGTACATCGCCGGTTCGGGTCTGGCCCGGGGCTACGTCAACCGGCCCGAGCTGACCGCGGAGCGGTTCGTGACCTGCCCGTTCGGCACCGGCGAGCGGATGTACCGCACGGGTGACCTGGTCCGGTGGCTGCCCGACGGCGACGGCAACCTGGCCTTCGTGGGGCGCGCGGACACCCAGGTGAAGATCCGTGGGTTCCGCGTGGAACTCGGCGAGGTCGAAGCCGTCCTCACCGCCCACCCGGACGTCAGGACGGCCATCGCGACGGTCCGCGAGGACCGGCCGGGCAACCCGCGCCTCGTCGCCTACGTCCTGCTGGCCGACCCGGCGGGCGGGCAGGGCGTGGAGACCGGGAGCGTGCGTGAGCACGCCGCGACGCGCCTGCCGGACTACATGGTCCCCTCCGTCGTCGTGGTCCTCGACGCCCTGCCCCTCACTGTCAACGGCAAGATCGATCACGGCGCCCTGCCCGTCCCGGAACTGGACGACGGCACCCTGGGCGTGCGGCCCCGGACCGAGACGGAGGAACTGCTCTGCGCCCTGTTCGCCGAGGTACTGGGCATCGATCGGGTGGCCGCCGACGGCAACTTCTTCGACCTGGGCGGCAACTCCGCGCTGGCGATGCACCTCGCGGGCCGGATCCGCTCGGAGGCCGGTGTCGAACTGGACATGAAACAGTTCTTCAGCAAGCCGACCCCGATCGGCGCGGCGCGCATCCTGGCCCTGAAGGAGCGGCCCTCGGTGGTCGCGGTCCAGCACGAGGGCGGTGTGGCTCCGACGACGGCCGGGCAGCGGCTCGACTGGCGGCGCGCCGCGGCCAACTCCCGGACGCGGGCCCTGCAGTCGTCCGTGGCCCTGCGCCTGCGCGGCGAACTCGACCACGACGCCCTGCGGGCCGCGCTCGCGGACGTGGCGGCACGGCACGACATCCTGCGTACGGTCTTCGCCGAGACCCCGGACGGCGGACTGGTCCAGCGGATCCTGGACGCCGACGACCCCGCCGCCGTTCCCGCCCTGCCACTCGTCGAGGCGACCGAGGAGGAGCTTCCCGCCGTCCTCGCCGCCCGCGCCGACCACCGCTTCGACCTCGGACGCGACACACCCTGGGCGTCCACCCTGTACGCGCTCTCCGACACGGACCACGTCCTCCTCCTCGTCCTCCATCGGATCGGCGCCGACGACACGTCCCGGGACGCTCTCGTACGCGACGTCTCCGTGGCGTACGGCGCGCGCCGCGAGGGCCGAGCCACGGAACGCATGCCCCTGCCCCTGCAGTTCGCCGACTACGCGGTGTGGCAGAACCGCCGACTCGCGGACGCTGAAGCAGAGGCGACGGCGGCGGACGCCCAGGGAAGTGGGGTCGGCGACCAGATCGCGTACTGGAAGGAGATGCTGGCGGACGCCCCGACCGCCACCGTCCTCCCCACGGACCGGCCGCGGCCCGCCCGACCGAACCACCGGGCCCGCTCGGTGCCGCTGCGCGTCCCCGCCGCGACGCACGCCCGCCTGATGGATGTGGCCCGACCGCTCGGCGCGACCTCGGCGGCCGTCGTCCACGCCGGTCTCGCGATGCTCCTCGCCCGGATGGGCGCGGGTACCGATCTGACGGTCGGCGCCGTGACGCAGCGGCCGGCGGCCGGCGGTGAACTCGAAGCCGCCATGGGCCCGTTCGTCGGGTTGCTGCCGCTGCGCACCGACGTCTCGGGCGACCCGACGTTCCGGGAACTGCTCGGCCGCGTCTGGGAGACCGCGGGGGAGGCCGACGTACGCGGGGACGTGCCGTT
This sequence is a window from Streptomyces ortus. Protein-coding genes within it:
- a CDS encoding non-ribosomal peptide synthetase, with translation MTRTRTAIEDIWPLSPLQEGLLFHASLGDGASDVYAGQRALALDGPLDVDRLRRSWAGLIARHGTLRASFRRRKSGEAVQVIAREVELPWREADLSCLAEADAEAEADRLAGAELADGFDVARGPLLRLLLLRLGDRRHRLVLTTHHIVLDGWSLPILVSELEAVYRADGDAGALPPIRSYRDYLAWLGRQDREAARIAWREELAGAEEPTLVAPANPARLPLRPETVLGECDAELTRVLNDVARQGDVTVATVMQGAWALVLARLSGRRDVVFGTTVAGRPADLPGAESLIGLFINTLPVRAELAGDLSVADLLSELQTRHINLMGHQYLGLAEIKQIAGPGAEFDTLVVYENYPHSAAPAPHDPDTLVIGPGGAPQDASHHPLALIVIPGERMELHLDYRPDLFDRARAESVLASLIRVLQQMAADPQLRLSDIELLDEIERSAVVEDWNATAQEVDASTVLQRFRAWAARTPDATALVSRRNTLPYGELDVRSDALARGLVSRGVGRESRVGLCLPRGVEMVVAMLAVWKAGGAYVPLDPEYPSDRLLFMVADSGAELVLVTEETAGRLSADVETALVGELATGLGELPDVTSDQLAYVIYTSGSTGRPKGVAVEHAAVANLASAMGPVLGVGPGLTALQFASFSFDAAVLDVAVTLAAGGTLAIATTEERQDPSALTAMVEAAGVAVASVVPSLLGALEPKSVVGVSNWVLGAERLEAGLAARWREGARVWNTYGPTEATVISTAVLLEEGITGEDVPPAIGRPLPNVRTYVLDGFLRPVPVGVAGELYIAGVGLARGYIGRSDLTAERFVACPFGDGPGRMYRTGDVARWASDGQLEFVGRVDAQVKIRGFRVELGEVEAVLAAHARVERAVVLARDGRLIGYAVGDADAETLRAFAATRLPEYMVPSVIVVLDAFRLTVNGKIDRSALPAPDLGAGGSRGPETPVEEALCALFAELLGVEQVGAEESFFALGGDSLLVMRLIARMRAELDVSVGVREVFADPTVAGVARLVDRAGAAPGVPLRRRERPERVPLSFAQQRMWFLNLIEGADGDSEGAAAYNQPFALRLLGRPDVAALEAALGDVAERHESLRTVFPDVEGVPYQEIRDGAEGRPRLRVIEAGARWREAMAEETGRGFDLGAELPWRTCLLKVAEEEWVLLLVSHHIASDGWSMGVLARDLRTAYRSRHGGRPPEWEPLPVQYADYALWQREVLGELDDPDSAGAGQIAHWKQALGGAPQETALPFDRPRPATPSFRSGSVPVGVDAATHARLAEVAARSGATMFMVVHAALVVLLARMGAGEDVCVGTPVAGRSDAQLEELAGFFVNTLVLRTDVSGNPSFTEILRRVRESDLSAYAHQDVPFERLVDELNPARSAARNPLFQVMLALQNLPEAQWDLDGLTVEAVPPAQAPAARFDLSLSLNERRSESGTPAGLGGGILYSADLFDEPTVRRFAERLARVLEQASADPHVRLGALEVLDEAERSAVVEEWNATAREVDASMVVERFRGWAVRTPDTAALWFSDRPLSYGELDVRSDALARGLIARGVGRESRVGLCLPRGTEMVVAMLAVWKAGGAYVPLDPEYPSDRLLFMVADSGAELVLVTEETAGRLSADVETALVGELGVDSGVLPEVVGGQLAYVIYTSGSTGRPKGVAVEHAAVANLASAMGPVLGVGPGLTALQFASFSFDAAVLDVAVTLAAGGTLAIASPDERMDGAALARMVEAAGVEVASVVPSLLRALEPTSVAGVGNWVLGAERLDAGLAARWRAGARLWNTYGPTEATVITTAVLLEEGITGEDAPPAVGRPLPNVRTYVLDAYLRPVPAGVTGELYIAGSGLARGYVNRPELTAERFVTCPFGTGERMYRTGDLVRWLPDGDGNLAFVGRADTQVKIRGFRVELGEVEAVLTAHPDVRTAIATVREDRPGNPRLVAYVLLADPAGGQGVETGSVREHAATRLPDYMVPSVVVVLDALPLTVNGKIDHGALPVPELDDGTLGVRPRTETEELLCALFAEVLGIDRVAADGNFFDLGGNSALAMHLAGRIRSEAGVELDMKQFFSKPTPIGAARILALKERPSVVAVQHEGGVAPTTAGQRLDWRRAAANSRTRALQSSVALRLRGELDHDALRAALADVAARHDILRTVFAETPDGGLVQRILDADDPAAVPALPLVEATEEELPAVLAARADHRFDLGRDTPWASTLYALSDTDHVLLLVLHRIGADDTSRDALVRDVSVAYGARREGRATERMPLPLQFADYAVWQNRRLADAEAEATAADAQGSGVGDQIAYWKEMLADAPTATVLPTDRPRPARPNHRARSVPLRVPAATHARLMDVARPLGATSAAVVHAGLAMLLARMGAGTDLTVGAVTQRPAAGGELEAAMGPFVGLLPLRTDVSGDPTFRELLGRVWETAGEADVRGDVPFARIAEILGVAEEAPGEPHPLFQTVLDVREDTAEKWDVPAFPGLNASTVDLGAPASGFDLSLRLTDRYRDDGGPGGLDGTLDYAEELFDRATAARLAKRLVHVLHQVATDPELALSRIDILLGTAEFRRLTEEWNLGAAQVPDGTVLPAFAESAARDPRAVAVRDRDGHLTRRSLDRAAGWLAARLDRLGVGAGDVVVVAARPGTGWVVAVLGVLASGAVCLIADPDDPAGPPAQAAALGCERPAALVRSGGAAVSGTVPVLRVEDAIRAGNSRLRRTATVRAPSPSQPAVVLAVEAPDGTVVGEMLDHRSLLGRVIDRQAASPATGSADGTVRLDAGAPVAELLVGVMAVLRAGGTVDMGDTTVVPATERPDREPARAAVPLPRTARAYVLDAWLRPVPAGVAGDLYVAGPSLARVYAGAPVRTAGSFVPDPFGPGGDLMLRTGRRAAWTSDGLVEPRAAQDGGADLSAPRRAGRRRDDLDALLALRPGDARTPLFCLHHSTGLAWCYSGILQHLPEDLPVYGLQTPAFAGRGAMPDSMAAMVAGHVERIRAVQPEGPYQLLGWSFGAVLAQAVATALEEQGQRVSLLALLDGFPGGHREAESTHQEDGDGVDREGRVVLSGPEVGAPLADAFTRDMERTKQHMIGLERRHTPRRFGGDALLFLATEGGLAQMSLDEKRTTWEQYIAGRVDGIEVPADHIGLLWAESAAVIGRAVAGRLVEQQSASDTSDTSERWNHA